Sequence from the Colletotrichum higginsianum IMI 349063 chromosome 6, whole genome shotgun sequence genome:
CCCACGGGCCCCGCACTGCCCACGCTCATGACGGATCTCGTGCGcgccaggccgccgccgccgccgctcatCGACGCGTGCTGGTTGCCGCCAGACATCGTGGCGGAGCCGCTGCGCGGCCTGGTGTTGAGATGGCTCATCATTGAACTCAGCGCGGACTGCGTGTCCACCGTAGGGtggctgggcggcggcggcggagagtGAGAGCCGATGACGGGGTAGTGGGCAGGCGAGTGATGGGCCGACAACGGTCCGCGAGAGAGCGACGCACCACGAGGCCTGTTAAGCTTAGAGAGCAACATCTCCGCAGTTGGTTTCCCGTGTTGCTGGCTCGTGCCAAAGTGGTGTTTGAATCTGGTTGGCGAACGGCTTGAGCCGcggctcgacggcggcgtcggaaGGATTCTGTTGCCGTGACCGCTGCCGTGCCTGACGAGCTTCATTGTGTGCTCTGGGCCCAGTCCCAGCATGTCACCTGCCATCTCGGGAGGCGACAGCGGACCGCTGTGCCGTGGCATCTCGAGCAGTGCGGCTCTCTGGATATCCTCAAAGTTCATTGTCGCGGCCGGCATCTTGCTCAGCCTACGGATCGCACGGCTGTTCTTCTCGACAAAGCTGTTCATGGCTCTTAGCGCGCCCGCATTCTCGTGGCTCACGAACGCGCTGACGTCGCCCGTGCTGCGGCCTCGGGCCTGGTGCACGGCGTTGAGCGTCAGAGGCTGCTGCAGATGCGCGGAATGGTTTGAGAATGGGGCGGCGTCTTGGCTGCCGGCCCGCAGGCTCGCCTGCACCTGCGCCATGACGCGATCAAAGTCGATGTTCTGGTTCGGGTTCGCGCGCGACATGTAGTACGGTGCCAATACCGGTCGCTCCAGCAGCGCGCTCGCATTGAGCTCCGCCTTGGTGGCGAGAACGAAGAGGCTTCCATCTCCGATGCGCCGGCGGACCAGCGCCCAGCGGGTCCGAGCCGGGTTCTGTTCGAGCTTGGGCTGGTAGACGGAGCATCGGGCCAGCTGGGTGTAGAAGACCTCCAGATGCCGGGCCATACGTTCGAGAACCTGGAGTAGGAAGGTCGACAGCGCGGTGAGGCGCGTGTTCTCGACGTCGGGGTCCGAGGACTCCTTGATGGAGTGTGCGATGCTGTCGAAGGCGTCCATACCGGTGCAGGCCTCCTGGCGGAGGTCTTCCAGGAGGGcgatgtcgagctcgacaCTGCGAGCGGCGTAGGCGAAGACGCCGCGCTCTTGGAAGCGCAGGGACGCATCGGCGTCGCAGACGAATTGGCCTACGAGGGCGACTTCTTTGGTGCAAATCGCCGCATCCCCGCTCGTCTTCGCCCGCGCCACCGTCCCCAGCACGTCCGGCAGCTTGGTGTCGGCGGCCGGGCCGTTGGCGCTGGCGACGCCAAACGACAGCTTGAGAACGAGCTCCTGTAGCTTGGGTCCGAAAAGGGCGGCAAAGCCACCTTGGAGGAGTCGGCTCTGGTAACTGTAAAAGGTGCGGACAGCGATGATGTTAGGCAGGCTCTCGCGGAGCCAAATGTTGTTGCTGCCGGCGGGGTCGTGGGAAGACGATGTCTCGAGCGACGCGCCCATGATCTCGTACATCTCGAACTGGTGAGCCACCAGCGTCTCGACCGTAGATCGGAGATATGCCGACCACAGATCGTGGAGAGTCGAGATCTCCTCGCTGCCATAATCAGGCTTGGGGGTCAAGTGCCCGACAAAGTACTTGGTCAAGAGACTGGAAACCTCGGGATTGTTTGTGTGGGCGAGGTTGTCGAATGACTTGGAACAGTCAACACCGGCGTTGGACTTGATGATGAGCGTCCCACCAGGGTGCATAGGACAGAAGTCGGTGACGTCGTAGACGCTGCCGTGGACTCCAATCCACATGCGAGAACCGGGACGGTGGCCGGTGTGCAGCGCCAATTCGGACATGGGAATTGTTGGCAGGTTGCAAGGCAACGGCTTCGGAGTCATAAACACGTCCAGCATGAACCGTCTTTCTGCAAAGGccttgttgatgatgagatCGACTCCCTTGTCCGTGGCTGTTCTGTACGTGTAAATGGCCTTTCGGATGCCGCTCATGACGGAATCAAAGACCGAGACAGAACCGCAAACATAGAGATAGCCACCGAGCCCGCCCTGCTTCTTGGACATGACGAGATCGCAAACCGCCACGCCTTGTTCGACGATCAACGTGTCGATGTAGCGAGGTGGGATGTGTTTCTCAACAAGGTCGCGGCCCTCGTATGCGAGACCTCGAGAGTCCCTGGAGAAAGCAACATGTACCTCCATGAACTCTGCATTGACGTACTGGCGTagctcctcctcgaagcAGAACTTCTCCCGCGACTGGACGCCGAGATACAGAAGGTTCTTGCCTCCGGCCAGGCCGCTTCGAGCGAGGCGGGCTTGCCAGAAACTCCGGAACGGGGCGATGCCGCTCCCGCCAGCAAAGAAGGCGCATGGTGCCATTGGGTCGAGAGGGAGGTGGAAAGCCGCCGGTCGCGAGACGCCGATGAGAATTTCGTCGTCGGagtccatctcctccatctccatggGCGGGTTGAGAAATCCGCTCGAGACGCCGGCGCGTGATACCTCATTGCCCCTGGAGAAGGTAGAACAAAGCCTGTACTCTGATCTCGAcacggcgaggtcgacagTCTCCGGCAGAAGCTCTTCGGTATAGCTTGCGATGGAGTATGTGCGGGGAACTTCGAGGGGAACCAGCTCGGCCAACCACGCCAGGTTGTCGAGGTTGAAGACCCTGTCCCAGATCTGAGGCGGCGTATCGGTGACGGCGTCCTGCAACATGTCGCCCAAGGAGCCTCTGACAGGCCACTCGTCCGTGCTGAGAACTTGCAAGACGGTGTTGGAGGAAGCATGCAGCATGCTGTGGATCTTGAGTGCCATGTCCTTGGTGATGGGTGCCAGGTGACCCCGTCGCAGGATGTCACCGACGGTCAACTTGGGCGTCGCTGTTCTTCTGACGGACCCGAGATGCATCTCGAAACGCGCCCAGGTGCCGTCAACTTCTACCGGGGTATCCATCTGCCGctccaggccaagggcagcCATGACTTTGGCACACTCCTCCCAGCTGTTGAGGGGCATCACCGCCAGACGGTCCCCGGGTGCAAAGGTGATTCCCGTCTCGCGGATATCGAGAGTCACCATCGCGATCGAGCGTGTAGGGTCAGAGTCCACAAAGGACCTGCTCACAACGCGGGTGATGTAGCGACACTCTTCGAATGTGCCTCGCATATGGTGGGGCTCGACAGGCAGAGCGCCCCGGTAAGGCTCGAGCCGCTCCTTCATGGCCTCGGAAAACTGGCGATGAGTCTCTTCCCAGGGACGTTCGCCGTCTGCTGCGCCAGAAGCGCCGTTGGTCTCAGTGCGGCCAGTCTTGGCTGCGACCTCGAGGATGCCAAAGACCTTGTAGCGGTGCACCCCCATAAAGCCGCGTTCCCCGGTGTAtgcctcgacgatgccgtcgagaACACCCATCAGGCGTGGGTCGCCCGACTGTTGGACGAATTCGGGAATGCGGTAGTGATACTCAATGGCTGCAATAAAAGCACGCAAGTTGGATGGGAGCCAGGCTCGGAGGTGGACGCCCTCGGCTCCAAGGAAGGATGTGTACCTAAGAGTGATGGTCAGTAGGATGAACCGTCGTCGAGGATTTGTTTAAAAAGATATGATGCACAGGAGCGCTTCCAGAGAACAAACGGCTTACTTCTTCCTGCCCAAGAATGCATCCATCACGAGGTACGGAGGGAATTGCAGGCCTGACGACGCCGGACACCGCTTCGAAAGAGGTGCGGAGAACTTGGCCCAGCGAACCCATTGTTGGACGGGCACATAGTTCTCGCCCGCATTGGGATTCGTCGAAATGGAATGGAAGGCGTTGGGCATACGTTCGAGGATCTCCTTCAGCCGAATCATTTCGTGAAGGAGGCCTTCGACGTTGCGGTTCATGACGTGCTCTTGGCAGGCCGCGATGGCGTCGGGCCCATGTTGAAAGGAGGCTGTCGCAACAAGTCAGTAAAGGGTGACACTTGGTCGAGGGACCACAAGCagggctgcggctgcggaTGGCACTGACCGGAAGTCTCTGCAACTCCCTTCAGGAAGGCTACCTCGGCACGCTCGCCAAACATGGGCCATCTAAGCTCCATGTTGTCGAAGCGAGCGACGTAGGGGTAGCTCGATGTTGCGTCCTTGATCTTCAAGTTGTATGAAGACTGGTCGACGAAGGTGAGGTGTGGAAGGGTTCTGCCCATTCGGCGAGAAACCTGGTAGTATGGAAGAGCGATGCTGAGAGGGATACCGACGAGCTCTTCCCCCAAGTGGTCGCCCATCTTGCAGTTCAGCTTCAACTTTGTTCGGTTTGTTGTTGCGTTCACCCCATCGTGGCCGTCGTACTTCTGCTCGAAGCGGTAGATGGAGCAGAGCATGCccagggcgacgagggctgCCCAGAGTGCTTGGTCAGGGATGACATATTCTGTGCCCTCGATTacgggcgcggcggcgatggatTCTCTCACCCGGCCGCGCGAAACACATCCCGGCATTCTTTCGCAAAGGTCGGACCACACACGGCCTGGCGATCGGGCCAAGGCACCCGCAGCCTCGTCGTAGTCGGGTGGGCAGAAGCCATGCTCTGTGCTGAGGTAGCCGTCTCTCCAGCCAGTTTGTGGCCCTATCTCCTGGGCCCTGAGCATGACTTGTCTGGCTGGTGCACCGAGGGCGACAGCGAGCACATCTTGTTCGCTGACGTTGAAGGCATCCATCTCGGCCTGGCTCTTGACGGTGTCAATCTCTTGCGTGGAGGGGTATTTGGAGTAGAGGACATGGTTGATTGACTTCCGTTCTCTGCCGAGACGCGGTTAACATGCTGTGTTGAGCATGG
This genomic interval carries:
- a CDS encoding Cytochrome b5-like Heme/Steroid binding domain-containing protein, producing MAFSERSCPVSGTMGAVCPVGANNSGRQSRSSSRTGPRGCSFSGFTQPGDIHTAFDVSPESHPVLSISDTLMTVQIPRGVDAEEWLRMRERKSINHVLYSKYPSTQEIDTVKSQAEMDAFNVSEQDVLAVALGAPARQVMLRAQEIGPQTGWRDGYLSTEHGFCPPDYDEAAGALARSPGRVWSDLCERMPGCVSRGRVRESIAAAPVIEGTEYVIPDQALWAALVALGMLCSIYRFEQKYDGHDGVNATTNRTKLKLNCKMGDHLGEELVGIPLSIALPYYQVSRRMGRTLPHLTFVDQSSYNLKIKDATSSYPYVARFDNMELRWPMFGERAEVAFLKGVAETSASFQHGPDAIAACQEHVMNRNVEGLLHEMIRLKEILERMPNAFHSISTNPNAGENYVPVQQWVRWAKFSAPLSKRCPASSGLQFPPYLVMDAFLGRKKYTSFLGAEGVHLRAWLPSNLRAFIAAIEYHYRIPEFVQQSGDPRLMGVLDGIVEAYTGERGFMGVHRYKVFGILEVAAKTGRTETNGASGAADGERPWEETHRQFSEAMKERLEPYRGALPVEPHHMRGTFEECRYITRVVSRSFVDSDPTRSIAMVTLDIRETGITFAPGDRLAVMPLNSWEECAKVMAALGLERQMDTPVEVDGTWARFEMHLGSVRRTATPKLTVGDILRRGHLAPITKDMALKIHSMLHASSNTVLQVLSTDEWPVRGSLGDMLQDAVTDTPPQIWDRVFNLDNLAWLAELVPLEVPRTYSIASYTEELLPETVDLAVSRSEYRLCSTFSRGNEVSRAGVSSGFLNPPMEMEEMDSDDEILIGVSRPAAFHLPLDPMAPCAFFAGGSGIAPFRSFWQARLARSGLAGGKNLLYLGVQSREKFCFEEELRQYVNAEFMEVHVAFSRDSRGLAYEGRDLVEKHIPPRYIDTLIVEQGVAVCDLVMSKKQGGLGGYLYVCGSVSVFDSVMSGIRKAIYTYRTATDKGVDLIINKAFAERRFMLDVFMTPKPLPCNLPTIPMSELALHTGHRPGSRMWIGVHGSVYDVTDFCPMHPGGTLIIKSNAGVDCSKSFDNLAHTNNPEVSSLLTKYFVGHLTPKPDYGSEEISTLHDLWSAYLRSTVETLVAHQFEMYEIMGASLETSSSHDPAGSNNIWLRESLPNIIAVRTFYSYQSRLLQGGFAALFGPKLQELVLKLSFGVASANGPAADTKLPDVLGTVARAKTSGDAAICTKEVALVGQFVCDADASLRFQERGVFAYAARSVELDIALLEDLRQEACTGMDAFDSIAHSIKESSDPDVENTRLTALSTFLLQVLERMARHLEVFYTQLARCSVYQPKLEQNPARTRWALVRRRIGDGSLFVLATKAELNASALLERPVLAPYYMSRANPNQNIDFDRVMAQVQASLRAGSQDAAPFSNHSAHLQQPLTLNAVHQARGRSTGDVSAFVSHENAGALRAMNSFVEKNSRAIRRLSKMPAATMNFEDIQRAALLEMPRHSGPLSPPEMAGDMLGLGPEHTMKLVRHGSGHGNRILPTPPSSRGSSRSPTRFKHHFGTSQQHGKPTAEMLLSKLNRPRGASLSRGPLSAHHSPAHYPVIGSHSPPPPPSHPTVDTQSALSSMMSHLNTRPRSGSATMSGGNQHASMSGGGGGLARTRSVMSVGSAGPVGGRDGRPGHVPRTSTSSLRALRLRSVTEQGEERVAPTF